The segment GAAAGGCACAAAACGCAAAGCAAAGGCCAATgacaagcagcagcaaaagcctCAAAACtaaaacaataataataattgccTCTAATGTGCAATGGATCCGGTGCGGTGCGGGGTGCTAATAGATTATGCCGCAACGATTAGAAAGGCAATAAATAACACCTGGCCGGGATCACATGCGTGTTTGGCTCGACCCGCACatgtgggtgggtgggggcGAGAGCGCATTGAGGACAGGTCCTCGGCTCTTTTGTCCTGGTGTTGACAATTTAAATGTTTCGGCCAAAAGGGTAATAGCTGAAGGCCCAAGGGTCGCGTCCCTCAGAGCTGGGATGAGCTTCGGACTGTACTGTGAATTGCAACAACTGACTGGAGTTGTAGGAACGAAATCTACCATGTACTCGTACTCCCTTAAGTGGACCTTGGACTCGCTCAATTTCCAGATTCTAATTACTTTCAGGAAGGAGAATAGTTTTGTTCCCATCGCAATAGATAGGCAGAGTCACCTGCTGTGTTCTACATGCCTCTATTCGCTATTGTGGCCAACCCCTGGCCATAATTAGGCGGCCAGTTAAGTGTCAAAAGGATGGCAGACCCCAATCCCCGATCCCAGACATATATTCCAAAGcataatgatgatgacgatgatgggCACTGAACCACCCCAAGCTCCATCTTTTTTGATTTGGTGGCCTTCTTAGCACGAATTTTACTACACTGATACAATTTCGATTGCTGTTTGGGTGGGTGTACGTTTGTCTGCTTATGTTGGAAGCAACTCAACTCATTTAACGAAACAAGAAgcgaaataaatatatttggGGAGAGTTCAAAGCTCCCCGTCCATCCTTAGCAGCTGGACCCGCGCTGAGGGCAATTGCCAGTGCTGCTGGTGGAAGCCTCCGGGCTGCCACCGTGGGGCATCTGCAAGGCGGCAATGCGCTGCCATGTCTGGTTGAAGTGGCGCGCAGATCGGGAATTGGACAGCTTCGCAATAGGTCCCAGCGTGCGATACCCATTGCCAATGTAACGTACGAAGCCCTTGGCAGTGAGGTCCATGAGGGCTGTCTTCACCTGGGCTTCCAGATCGCCACAGGCGAATGGTCTGTCAGGATGAAGGAATATTGTTTCGCTTACACATGTGCATTGTGAGATTATTGTGATGCATGTCTTACTCCTTTTTTAGCATCTCTATGGTAGTAGCCTCCTGTATGCCATCGACGTAGCTGGGATGATCCTGAAAGACGCGCACCATGTCCATGATGTAGAGCGGCAAGTGGATATGATAAGCGTTGAAGGGCAGACTCGAAGTGCTCGGCGCACAGTCGCTAATCGGGGCCTCGTCAGACATATTGATTAGTCTCGTGGCAGTTCTATATTTATTCGTATTCTACAATATTTTTTCGCCTGTATCTCGGACAAGCAGAACGGGgcttatacatatgtatatcacATGTATGTGAACCCACCCAGTTGTGTTGCCTCAAATCCAATTAGAGGTGTCATTATCGGTTTGTCGGTGTCGAGGTCCCTTGTGCTCTCCAATTATTGACCCAGTAAAATAGAGTACAAATATTGAAACAATTACATGTTCGGGGTTTTTTATTACTTGGTAATTTGCCCAATACTTATAGTAAAATAGTCTCTGTCCGAAGGGTTCTCTCCGTTCCTCCCATTGCATTAGTCGTAGTCCTTTGGATGGGAGGCAGTTTATAGATTTCTCTACTAATTGTATTCCTAAAGACATATTTTCTATGCATAGTATAGTTTTTAAATATGTATGGCAAACCCGTTCTTCTATTAGATCAGACATGTCACCCCAGCACGCAATCCTCCTATTCCGTATTCCGGATTCCACCCAAAGACATCCactacttggtggcgccacctatcggtgataatgtgaactaaattcgatctcaatcctgtttctcaaccatgtaaaatcctcacaaatcgatccttcgctcatttatattctctctcctccctcttactgtcaatgaacctgtttttacgattggtcccgtgttgcgattcaaacaaccctcaaacaggtaggtcatccctttgcaatgaatctaatgtgatattttagaggtattttttaagtgtttcctgaaaaacggtttcgatgcccttgaacctttctactttctctataatttatattcctcctttgtttacctaacactgtcccatagcaaaatgcctatataataactactaaCCCGTTCATGTGCCCCATACCATCCCATCACATTTCGTCCCGTGCCGTGCAGTTGAGAAAGTGTCACCTGTTTGTAAAGGTTAATTGGCAGTTTGAGCCCCGGGCACCACATCGTAGCCGGAAGTTAGACGGCAAAACAGTCGCATCCTCATAACATTTCGTAAGGTATGCGCTAATTTATTATCTGTGGGTAAAAGTTTTGCCACAGTTAACCCTTTGACTGGTGTGGCACCGAGTTATGTCTATTATTCGATGTCTTTTGGGTGGAATCCAGAATACGGAATAGGAGGATTGCGTGCTGGGGTGACATGTCTGATCTAATAGAAGAACGGGTTTGCCATACATATTTAAAAACTATACTATGCATAGAAAATATGTCTTTAGGAATACAATTAGTAGAGAAATCTATAAACTGCCTCCCATCCAAAGGACTACGACTAATGCAATGGGAGGAACGGAGAGAACCCTTCGGACAGAGACTATTTTACTATAAGTATTGGGCAAATTACCAAGTAATAAAAAACCCCGAACATGTAATTGTTTCAATATTTGTACTCTATTTTACTGGGTCAATAATTGGAGAGAACAAGGGACCTCGACACCGACAAACCGTTAATGACACCTCTAATTGGATTTGAGGCAACACAACTCCGAGTAGGCATGACTAAGTAGCCCCTGCCTAAAATGGGTTCACATACATgtgatatacatatgtataagcCCCGTTCTGCTTGTCCGAGATACAGGCGAAAAAATATTGTAGAATACGAATAAATATAGAACTGCCACGAGACTAATCAATATGTCTGACGAGGCCCCGATTAGCGACTGTGCGCTGAGCACTTCGAGTCTGCCCTTCAACGCTTATCATATCCACTTGCCGCTCTACATCATGGACATGGTGCGCGTCTTTCAGGATCATCCCAGCTACGTCGATGGCATACAGGCATACGTCCCTTATCcttactacttggtggcgccacctatcggtgataatgtgaactaacttcgatctcaatcctgtttctcaaccatgtaaaatcaTCTCAAATCTATGcttcgctcatttatattctctctcctccatcttactgtcaatgaacctgtttttacgattggtcccgtgttgcgattcaaacaaccctcaaacaggtaggtcatccctttgcaatgaatctaatgtgatagtttagaggtattttttaagtgtttcctgaaaaacggtttcgatgcccttgaacctttctattttctctataatttatattcctcctttgtgtatctaacactgtcccatagcaaaatgcctatataataactactcacAGCTAACAGCTAGTACATAACCTAGTAATCTTTCAACAACGATGGATGACCttgaaatcatttttatcgattcccaaccggaatcaaccataaatctggactctcagccgagctccgtagacctgtccttgatttttgggattaagacccaaacctatctcgagagcaacttgacctggttaagtgacattaaatgggatgatgacgacgatgacccaAGGAATAAAACGTCTAATAATGATAAACCAGCATACATTTTTCCGGATGATGACAACATTATCGATTTAGTAGATAATCAGGATGATGATAAAAGATCTCAACTCCAGGAACTACTTCGGGacgaagatgatgatgacttaattgctgcggtaaaattagctgaggcgaaattttaataatacgaatacatatttatataataagaatattttatgtatttttctaaaaataatatatacatatgtacatatataataaatataacacatttaaccactatttattttaaatgttttcttttttacttttgattggttgaatttcacttcctcttattacaagagaatcataggattcgtttgaaacaggtttcttCCAAGTGAGGATTACACAAAAGGAATAAGGAATATTACAAGAGCATCATAGGAgtcgtttgaaacaggtttcttCCAAGTGATTACACAAAAGGAATAAGTGGATTCATCAGAATACTGATGCTTTTGAATGAATTTATTGAGTCATTTTCACATCCTATTATACTTAGTTGGTAAATTTATGTAAaggtatttatatttaaaaacgcacagattatttcatttttgaatatttattttatatttttcgctttaattccatgttatgcttaaataaaat is part of the Drosophila miranda strain MSH22 chromosome Y unlocalized genomic scaffold, D.miranda_PacBio2.1 Contig_Y1_pilon, whole genome shotgun sequence genome and harbors:
- the LOC117191233 gene encoding uncharacterized protein LOC117191233, translated to MSDEAPISDCAPSTSSLPFNAYHIHLPLYIMDMVRVFQDHPSYVDGIQEATTIEMLKKEPFACGDLEAQVKTALMDLTAKGFVRYIGNGYRTLGPIAKLSNSRSARHFNQTWQRIAALQMPHGGSPEASTSSTGNCPQRGSSC